The following proteins come from a genomic window of Salvia hispanica cultivar TCC Black 2014 chromosome 4, UniMelb_Shisp_WGS_1.0, whole genome shotgun sequence:
- the LOC125220474 gene encoding uncharacterized protein LOC125220474 translates to MEMRQPGPELQGGVEDVNYVHQGGNNRNFNNYRSNQGSGNYNNYGNKVHPNLSYENPNNALQPPPGFTVSNGLVEQQKKPTTENILAAFMNQTTKYMEKTDKYMESTSQRLGKVENDVQSLNVHMQSIDTQISQISQAVGVQHQPGQFPAQTINNPKECKAIHLRGGKSYEGPSMPVEEKKSTPEEDVRAEENSKGKNKVDIQTKKDAMPEKLPPPSIPTTVRVPFPFAVKKKKLEEQFSKFLDIFRKVHINIPLVEALQEMPTYAKFLKDVLSKKKKWIDYETVNISENYSAIIQKKLPAKLKDPWSFNISCVIGNDIQTQALCDLGASINLMPLSFFRKMKIDTLKPTTITLQMADRSVTYPKGIVEDVLVKVHDFIFPVDFVVLDMEEEMNVPLILGRPFLAMGKTLIDIAKG, encoded by the coding sequence ATGGAGATGAGACAACCTGGACCAGAACTGCAGGGAGGAGTTGAAGATGTGAACTATGTGCACCAAGGAGGAAATAATAGGAACTTCAACAACTATCGCTCCAACCAAGGTAGTGGTAACTACAACAATTATGGTAACAAGGTGCATCCCAATCTCTCATATGAGAATCCCAACAATGCTCTGCAACCACCGCCAGGATTCACAGTGTCTAATGGGTTGGTAGAACAGCAGAAAAAGCCTACTACTGAAAATATCTTGGCAGCATTCATGAATCAGACTACCAAGTACATGGAGAAAACTGACAAGTACATGGAGAGCACTAGTCAAAGGTTGGGGAAGGTTGAAAATGACGTGCAAAGCTTGAATGTGCATATGCAGAGCATTGATACTCAGATTAGTCAAATTTCTCAAGCTGTAGGTGTCCAACATCAGCCAGGGCAATTTCCAGCACAGACCATAAACAATCCCAAAGAATGCAAGGCCATACACTTGAGAGGTGGTAAAAGCTATGAAGGACCTTCCATGCCTGTAGAGGAAAAGAAGAGTACTCCAGAGGAAGATGTCAGAGCAGAAGAGAATTCCAAGGGAAAGAATAAGGTGGACATTCAGACCAAGAAAGACGCAATGCCAGAAAAGCTGCCCCCTCCCTCCATTCCTACGACAGTTAGAGTGCCCTTCCCATTTgcggtgaagaagaagaagttggaAGAGCAATTCTCCAAATTTCTCGATATTTTTAGGAAGGTGCACATTAATATACCATTGGTGGAAGCTTTGCAAGAGATGCCTACATATGCAAAGTTCCTAAAAGATGTGCtctccaagaagaagaagtggaTTGATTATGAGACGGTGAACATATCTGAAAACTATAGTGCGATAATTCAAAAGAAGCTACCTGCCAAGCTTAAAGATCCTTGGAGTTTTAATATCTCATGCGTCATAGGAAATGACATACAAACACAGGCACTGTGTGATCTGGGGGCGAGCATAAATTTGATgccattatcatttttcagaAAGATGAAGATCGACACTCTCAAGCCGACTACAATCACACTGCAGATGGCAGATAGATCAGTCACCTATCCTAAAGGAATTGTTGAGGATGTTCTGGTGAAGGTACATGACTTCATATTTCCCGTCGATTTTGTAGTGTTGGATATGGAGGAAGAAATGAATGTGCCGCTTATCCTAGGGCGCCCATTCCTAGCAATGGGAAAAACATTGATAGATATAGCAAAGGGATAG
- the LOC125219973 gene encoding serine/threonine-protein kinase haspin homolog, translating into MASRTVDLWAEVVSEEEEHKRPIEDSEPAIVYRRRKPHSIPQDVLPRRQSNSSSRDGTRKSILPVKRVSWNRSLSTRGRTSIAANACVDQPKQGKPRRNAKPPLPRGKCIELPNYDKERAYFQEVDDFELLEESPSPKRPSTWTMGTQVQEVVISHLSSVLRKWLISKKLSQTYAFSGSLSKILESDVSSSTIKTPGEEYLGVRFTKDSTQQKLRSSLNEKPSSSMLEDTCEDIGVAVSKLSLTSRPSSLDSHAWDSFSALLTACGQSIPSTLTEMLTSYCERENISKVGEGTYGEAFKVGNTVCKIVPFGGDSLVNGEVQKKAEELLEEVVLSCTLNHLRGLEGDVSNACTSFIQTIDLRVCQGCYDCNLIRAWEDWDVKNHSENDNPKEFSSDQCYVVFVQQHGGRDLESFVLFNFEEARSLLVQVTLALAVAEAAYEFEHRDLHWGNILLTRKEPAALQFILEGKKLLIKTSGLVISIIDFTLSRMNTGEDILFLDLSSDPVIFQGTKGDKQADTYRKMRDVTDECWEGSFPKTNVLWLQYLVDILLLKKSFERTSKDERELRSLKKRLNTYDSAKQCVQDPFFSDLFIKESPSSS; encoded by the exons ATGGCGTCACGAACAG TTGATCTCTGGGCAGAAGTCGTATCAGAAGAAGAGGAGCATAAGCGACCAATTGAAGATTCGGAGCCTGCAATCGTCTATCGGAGACGAAAACCTCATTCTATCCCTCAGGATGTTTTACCGAG GAGGCAATCGAATTCAAGCAGCAGGGATGGGACTCGTAAGAGTATTTTGCCGGTGAAGCGCGTGAGTTGGAATCGGTCTCTTTCCACTAG AGGAAGGACAAGCATTGCTGCCAATGCATGTGTGGATCAACCAAAACAAGGAAAACCTAGGAGAAATGCTAAACCACCACTCCCTAGA GGGAAATGCATAGAGCTTCCCAATTATGACAAAGAGCGAGCTTATTTTCAAGAGGTCGATGATTTTGAATTGCTAGAAGAAAGCCCCTCACCAAAGAGACCTAGTACCTGGACCATGGGCACCCAAGTTCAGGAAGTTGTCATCTCCCATCTATCCTCAGTATTGCGGAAATGGCTGATCTCCAAGAAATTAAGCCAAACATATGCATTTTCTGGTTCGCTTTCAAAGATATTGGAATCTGATGTTTCATCTTCAACCATAAAGACTCCAGGAGAGGAATATCTAGGAGTTCGGTTTACCAAAGATTCTACTCAGCAAAAGCTTAGATCAAGCTTGAATGAGAAGCCTTCATCCAGCATGCTTGAGGACACATGTGAAGATATTGGAGTTGCTGTTAGCAAACTCTCTTTGACTTCAAGGCCTTCTTCACTTGATAGTCATGCCTGGGATTCATTTTCCGCCTTATTGACTGCTTGTGGTCAGTCAATCCCTTCAACATTGACGGAGATGTTGACTAGTTACTG TGAAAGAGAGAATATCTCCAAGGTTGGGGAGGGAACATATGGAGAAGCTTTTAAGGTTGGCAATACAGTTTGTAAAATTGTCCCATTTGGTGGAGATTCGCTTGTCAATGGTGAAGTTCAGAAG AAAGCAGAAGAACTGTTGGAGGAGGTTGTTCTTTCATGCACCCTCAATCACCTTAGAGGACTCGAGGGTGATGTATCTAATGCTTGCACCTCCTTCATACAGACTATCGA TTTGAGGGTTTGCCAAGGATGTTACGATTGTAATCTAATAAGAGCATGGGAAGACTGGGATGTGAAGAATCATTCAGAAAATGATAACCCTAAGGAATTTTCTTCTGATCAG TGCTATGTAGTTTTTGTTCAACAACATGGTGGTCGGGATCTTGAAAGCTTTGtgctttttaattttgaggaAGCCCGAAGTTTATTAGTTCAG GTCACTTTGGCACTGGCTGTGGCAGAGGCTGCTTATGAATTTGAACACAGGGATTTGCACTG GGGTAACATTCTGTTAACTCGTAAAGAGCCTGCTGCTCTGCAATTCATTCTTGAAGGAAAAAAGCTGCTAATAAAAACTTCTGGATTGGTCATATCCATTATTGATTTCACCCTCTCAAGGATGAATACAG GTGAAGATATACTCTTTCTCGACCTATCATCAGACCCAGTGATTTTCCAGGGTACAAAAGGAGATAAACAA GCAGATACTTATAGGAAGATGAGGGATGTGACGGATGAATGTTGGGAAGGAAG TTTCCCGAAGACCAATGTGTTATGGCTGCAGTACTTGGTTGACATCTTGCTATTGAAGAAATCCTTT GAGAGAACATCCAAAGATGAGAGAGAACTACGGTCTCTGAAGAAACGCTTGAATACTTATGATTCAGCTAAGCAGTGCGTGCAGGATCCTTTCTTCAGCGACTTATTTATCAAAGAATCACCAAGCAGCAGCTGA